Genomic DNA from Chromatiales bacterium:
GCCCGAACGCAGGCGCAGGGTGGCGTAGGCGCCTTCACGTGCGACCAGCTGCGCCGAGGTGCCAGCGGAACGCGCCAGCTGGGCGCCCTTCTGCGGCTTCATCTCGATGCAGTGCACCACGGTACCCACCGGGATGTTGCGCAGCGGCAAGGCATTGCCCGCTTTGATGGACGCATCCACGCCGGACTGCAGCTTGTCACCCGCTTCGACGCCACGGGGCGCGATAATATACCGGCGTTCACCGTCCGCGTACAGCAGCAACGCGAGATGGGCGCTACGGTTCGGATCGTATTCCAGGCGCTCGACCTTGGCAGGAATACCGTCCTTGTCGCGCTTGAAGTCGACGACACGGTAGTGCTGCTTGTGACCACCACCCACATGACGCGTGGTGATACGGCCGTAGTTGTTGCGACCACCGGACTTGCTCTTCTTTTCGAGCAGCGCACGATGCGGGGCACCCTTGTGCAGGCCCTGCCCCTTGACGCTGACGACGTGACGGCGGCCCGCGGAAGTCGGTTTTGCCTTGACGATAGCCATGATTCTCTACCCGTTCCTTATTCTGCGCCGGTGAAGTCGATGTCCTGGCCTTCCGCCAGCGTCACGTAGGCCTTTTTCCAGTCCTTGCGACGACCCTGCATCTGACCGAAGCGCTTGTTCTTGCCCTTCATGTTCACAACACGCACGGCCGTGACCTTCACATTGAAGAGCTTCTCGACGGCGTGCTTGATTTCCAGCTTGTTCGCGTCGGTGGCCACCTTGAAGACGTGCTGCTGGGCAGCATCGGCAACCATCGCAGCCTTTTCGGACACATGCGGCCCGACCAGCACCTGGAAGATACGCTCCTGATTCATGCCAACCACTCCTCGACCTGCTTGAGCGCCGCGACGGTGACGAGCACCTTCTCGAAACCAATCAGGCTCACCGGATCCAGCCCGGCAACCTCGACGACGTCGACATGCGGCAGGTTACGCGCAGCCAGGTACATGTTCTGATCGGCCTGATCCGGCACGATCAGCACGTTGTCCAGCGACAGCGCACCCAGTTTTTCCACCAGGGCCTTGGTCTTCGCACTGTCGACAGCAAAGCTCTCGACGACGACCAGACGCTCCTGACGGGCCAGCTCGGAGAAGATGGAGCGCATTGCGGCACGGTACATCTTCTTGTTGAGCTTCTGGCTGTAATCACGCGGCCTGGCGGCGAAGGTGGTACCACCCGAACGCCACAGCGGGCTGCGGATGGTGCCGGCGCGCGCGCGGCCCGTACCCTTCTGACGGAAGGGCTTGGCGCCGCCACCACTCACGTCGGAACGGGTCTTCTGCGCCTTGGTGCCGGCACGACCGCCGGCCATGAAGGCCACGACCGCTTGGTGCACCAGCGTCTCGTTGAATTCCTTGCCGAAGACCTCGTCGGAAACGGTGGCCTTGGCCTTACTGCCTTGAACCTGCAATTCCATGACCATCAACCCTTCGTCTTGACCGCGGGACGCACGATCACGTCGCCGCCCTTGGAACCGGGAATGGCACCCTTGACCAGGATCAGGTTGCGCTCGGCATCCACGCGCACAACCTCGAGGTTCTGCGCGGTGTTGCGAACGGCACCCATGTGCCCGGCCATCTTCTTGCCCTTGAACACGCGGCCCGGCGTCTGGTTCTGACCGATCGAACCCGGGGCACGATGCGACAGCGAGTTGCCGTGGGTATTGTCCTGACCGCGGAAGTGGTGACGCTTGATGGCGCCAGCA
This window encodes:
- the rplB gene encoding 50S ribosomal protein L2 translates to MAIVKAKPTSAGRRHVVSVKGQGLHKGAPHRALLEKKSKSGGRNNYGRITTRHVGGGHKQHYRVVDFKRDKDGIPAKVERLEYDPNRSAHLALLLYADGERRYIIAPRGVEAGDKLQSGVDASIKAGNALPLRNIPVGTVVHCIEMKPQKGAQLARSAGTSAQLVAREGAYATLRLRSGEMRKVPVECRATVGEVGNSEHNLRKLGKAGAKRWRGVRPTVRGVAMNPVDHPHGGGEGRTSGGRHPVSPWGMPTKGHKTRSNKRTDKMIVRRRNKK
- the rplW gene encoding 50S ribosomal protein L23, translated to MNQERIFQVLVGPHVSEKAAMVADAAQQHVFKVATDANKLEIKHAVEKLFNVKVTAVRVVNMKGKNKRFGQMQGRRKDWKKAYVTLAEGQDIDFTGAE
- the rplD gene encoding 50S ribosomal protein L4 encodes the protein MELQVQGSKAKATVSDEVFGKEFNETLVHQAVVAFMAGGRAGTKAQKTRSDVSGGGAKPFRQKGTGRARAGTIRSPLWRSGGTTFAARPRDYSQKLNKKMYRAAMRSIFSELARQERLVVVESFAVDSAKTKALVEKLGALSLDNVLIVPDQADQNMYLAARNLPHVDVVEVAGLDPVSLIGFEKVLVTVAALKQVEEWLA